Part of the Methanofastidiosum sp. genome is shown below.
TCAATGTCACAGCCGTTGCACCCGCCAGTGTAAAAAAGCATGACGTGAATTGCATTTTTTCTTGATATTTTCTTAAACATTTTTACACCTCTTCAAAATATTTTGAGGCATCCTTAGCCATTATATCAATTATTTCCTTTAACTGATCTTCGTTAAGTTTTATTGGCTCTTTTAAGAGCTTAGAAGGATCGGCTTTAAATTCTCCAACTTCCCTTGGATGAATTGCTCCAGGTTTTCCATAGAATGCATAAATAGGACAATTATCGTGACACCAAAAACAGTAAAGACATTTTAGGGGGTCATATTTTGGAGTTTGAGTTTTTGTATATCCTTTCACTATTTGAATTG
Proteins encoded:
- a CDS encoding 4Fe-4S dicluster domain-containing protein codes for the protein MKSIFLIFLKGIYVNTLRILFASDRVTSKDIRNSILQGKVKYPQAVNDESCIGCGGCANICPVEAIEMVPLDKPIQIVKGYTKTQTPKYDPLKCLYCFWCHDNCPIYAFYGKPGAIHPREVGEFKADPSKLLKEPIKLNEDQLKEIIDIMAKDASKYFEEV